CGGACGCGGCCTACCTCGACTGCGGCACGTCGGGCGGCCCGGCCAGCGCCGAGGCGGGCTTCTCGCTGATGGTCGGCGGGCCGGCGTGGGCCTACGAGGCGATGGTCCCCGTCTTCGACGCGGTGGCGACCGGGCCCGACGGCCACGACCGCATGGGCGAGTCGGGGTCGGGCCACTACGTGAAGATGGTCCACAACGGCGTCGAGTACGCGCTGATGCAGGCGTACGGCGAGGGGTTCGAACTGCTCGCCGACGGGCGCTACGACCTCGACATGGAGTCCGTCGCGCGCACGTGGAACAACGGCGCGGTGATCCGGTCGTGGCTGCTGGAACTGTGCGAGGAGGCGTTCCGCGAGGAGGGCTCCGACCTCGGCGACGTGGCGGACCACGTCGCGGGCGGGTCGACGGGGACGTGGACGGTCGAGGAGGCGCTCGAACAGGAGGTCCCCGTGCCGATCATCTATCAGGCGCTCGCGGAGCGGTTCGACTCCCGGAACGAGGGCCGCTTCTCGCGCCGCCTCGCGAACCGACTCCGGTACGGCTTCGGCCGCCACGAGGTCGCGCGGCGCTCGGACGACTGATCGCGCGGCGGCGTTTCCGCCCGGTAGCGTCTCGGAGAGGCTCTTGCGGCGAAGCGGGATTCGCTCGATACGGATGGAGTAGCGGCCGATCTGCGGTGGCGCGTGCCTGCGAGCGTGCCGCCGAAGGCGGCCGCGAGGAGCACGCGCGAGGGACGCGGTGAGCGCCCGGAGGGCGCGAACCGCGAGGCTGGGGAGGTGTGAGGCTGCGGTCGCTGTGCGTTCCCGCGAGCGAAGCGAGCGGGAGCACGGAAGTCGCAGCCCGCGCAGCGAAGCGAGCAGGAACGTCTTCCGGTGGGGCGGGACCCGAAGAGACGGCCGGGGCTTCGGCGGTCTCCGTGTCGACCGCTAGTTTACAAGCGAATTTCTTCTATCGGGTCCGTCAGATGGGAAATTCGGAACTGACGTCTCGTGACGCCCGCGTCCCGCCCGATTATCACGGTCGACCACGTCCGAGAAAGGCTTATTTATAGTCGTGGTAGAGTGTCTCACGCACAGAATGTTCGAGCGATTCTCAAGCGGCTACTACCTGGGGGAACTGTACGTGGAACCCCACGACGGCGAGCGCGCCGTCATCCAGCGGGCGGACCACGAACACGTCAACGAGCAGTTGTACGCGGACGGCGAGGGGGTCGAGCGACTCGACGCCCCGCTGGTGATGAAGGTCGGCGGGAGTCACATTCCGGTCGCCGGCGACGACGACGTGGCGAGCGGAACGCTCGCGATTCCCCGGGAGATCGCCGACGAGACGCTTCCGGACCGCAAGAACGTCCTGCTGGCGGACGCGGACCGCGCCGAGACGCTGCTCCGCTGGGAGGGGTGGGAGCCGCGCGTGAACGCGTAGTACTCGGTCGATTTCGGCTTTCAGTTATGTGCTGGTAACGCGGAATCGACTGCGGACGGGTCCGATTTCGCAGTTGTTCGGGTAAATGATGAGATCGGTAGTTACAACCTAGCGATCGGCACGGAGACCGCCGAAGCCCCAGCCGCGAGGACTCCCGCGGCTCGTTGCGCTCCTCGCTCGTTCACCTCGTTCACCCGCTGTGGTGTCGCCGCCGGCGACCCGTGGCGCGTAGCGCTACGCTGCTTACGTCGCCGGGGTTCGTCCTCGCGACTGCCCCTTCGAGTCCCGCCCCACCGGAAGACGTTCCTGCTCGCTTCGCTCGCGGGAACGCACAGCGACCGCACCTCACGCCTCCCCAGCCTCGCGGCTCCCTTCGGTCGCCGCGTCCCTCGCGCGCGCTCCTCGCGCCCTTCGGGCGCTCGGAGGCGCGCGCCACCGCACACAGCTCAGTTATACCGGATGTCAGCTGTATCGCCGTCGCAGACGCACCTTTTAGGTCGCCGGGAGTCGCCGTTCGGGTATGATCGACAGGCTGCTCGGGCGCGCCGAGCTGAAGGAGCGCATCGAGGAGTTAGAGGAGGAGAAGCGCCACCTCGAACGCCGCGCCGAGGCCGAAGAGGAGCGCCGCTCCGACGCGGTCGCGGACCGCCAGCGCGCCGAGGAGCGCGTCAACGAGCTCGAACACCGGATCGAGTCGTTAGAGGAACGCCTCGACCGCGCCGAGGGGACCGAGGAGTCGCTGGAGTTCCGGCGCGTGACCGACCTCCGAGGGGCGCGCGTCGCCGACGTGCTGGACCGCTTCCGCGCCGTCGAGAGCGACGACCCGGAGGGGCTGCTCACGGCGTACGTCCCCGACGCCGACGCGCTCCCGGCGACCGTCGCGGACTGGTTCGGCGACCGCGCGGGACTCATCCGGCGGGCGGCCCCCGCGGTCGTCCTCGCCGACGACACGGGCGCGGTGAGCGCGGCGCTGACCCCGCCGATCGGGCCGGACCCGTTCGACGGGTGGGACGACGCGTTCCGGCTCGACGAGTCGTGGTTCCGCCCGACCGGCCGGTTCGCGTTCGCCGTCGTCCGGTCGGACACCTTCGCGCTCGGCGTCTACGAGGGGGACGAACGGGTCGCGTTCGAGGGGTTCACCTCCGAGGTGAAGTCGGCCCACTCGAAGGGCGGGTTCTCGCAGGGGCGCTTCGAGCGCCGCCGCGACGGGCAGATCGACGACCACCTCGACCGGGCGAACGATGCGCTCGCCGACGTCTCGGAGGCGGAGGACGTCGACCGCGTGATCGCCGTGGGCGAGCGGAGCGTCCTCGGGCGCGTGCGCGACCGCGCCGACCGCACCGACGTCTCGGACGCGACCGGGAAGCCGGAGGCGGCGCTCGACGACGCGTTCCGCGACTTCTGGCGGGTCCGCCTCCGGGCGCTGTAGGCGCGCAGCCGGGCGGTCCGTCCCGCCTCAGAACGGGGACTCGGGACCCTCGTCGCCGTCGGACTCGTCGTCCGGCGCGTCAGTCGCCGTCAGTTCGCCGATCGCCTGTTCCCACGCCTCGACGCCGCCGCGGAGGCTCTCGACGCGCGCGTCCTGTGTCCCCTCGTAGCTCCCGATCAGCTGGGCCGCCTGCTGGCTCGCGACGCCGTGCGGGCAGACGGTGACGATCCGGTCGGCCCCTTCGAGCTCCGTGACCCGGCT
This genomic stretch from Halorubrum hochsteinianum harbors:
- a CDS encoding DUF5802 family protein, which codes for MFERFSSGYYLGELYVEPHDGERAVIQRADHEHVNEQLYADGEGVERLDAPLVMKVGGSHIPVAGDDDVASGTLAIPREIADETLPDRKNVLLADADRAETLLRWEGWEPRVNA
- a CDS encoding Vms1/Ankzf1 family peptidyl-tRNA hydrolase, coding for MIDRLLGRAELKERIEELEEEKRHLERRAEAEEERRSDAVADRQRAEERVNELEHRIESLEERLDRAEGTEESLEFRRVTDLRGARVADVLDRFRAVESDDPEGLLTAYVPDADALPATVADWFGDRAGLIRRAAPAVVLADDTGAVSAALTPPIGPDPFDGWDDAFRLDESWFRPTGRFAFAVVRSDTFALGVYEGDERVAFEGFTSEVKSAHSKGGFSQGRFERRRDGQIDDHLDRANDALADVSEAEDVDRVIAVGERSVLGRVRDRADRTDVSDATGKPEAALDDAFRDFWRVRLRAL
- a CDS encoding rhodanese-like domain-containing protein, coding for MDGEIDPEELSALLSERADGSADETLRIVDIRDQRAFDRGHLPDSECIPFPELTSRVTELEGADRIVTVCPHGVASQQAAQLIGSYEGTQDARVESLRGGVEAWEQAIGELTATDAPDDESDGDEGPESPF